One Anthonomus grandis grandis chromosome 15, icAntGran1.3, whole genome shotgun sequence DNA segment encodes these proteins:
- the LOC126745361 gene encoding uncharacterized protein LOC126745361 — protein MEEDLTAVAQPSLSQAETSFVASSYPGGRDFVRQAFLRRGIPLLGISPIISSLAPSTFTQYNIYYRKWWSFCMSQSKSPYKYSLDTLFLFLTEQYNTGASYSTLNSQYSALSFVFSSIDKEKIFFKRFLKGIYRQKPPQPKYQITWDPSLALDYLAKIYPLPEVPMPKLTCKLVTLLALVTGHRIQTLSKIRIKNIAHFSNRLEIKIPDLIKTSSRNNCQPLLVVPYISENPSLCLASVIDEYIQRTQTHRSNEDDWLILTYAKPVHPATTQRISKWIKNTLSDSGVDINYFSSHSTRHAATSAAYRAGVSIEVIRKAAGWTQKSNTFNTFYNRPLSSDSTLFARSILNKSINV, from the exons ATGGAGGAGGACCTGACCGCCGTTGCACAGCCATCATTATCACAG GCAGAAACATCCTTTGTGGCGTCATCTTACCCTGGAGGCCGGGATTTTGTCAGGCAGGCTTTCCTCCGTAGAGGAATTCCGCTATTAGGTATCTCACCTATCATATCTTCTCTGGCGCCAAGTACATTTActcaatacaatatttattatcgTAAGTGGTGGAGTTTTTGTATGTCACAATCAAAATCTCCATATAAGTATTCGTTAGACacgttgtttttatttttaacggAACAATATAATACAGGAGCATCATACTCTACCTTAAATTCACAATATTCCGCtttatcttttgttttttcatcgatagataaagaaaaaatctttttcaaacGGTTTTTAAAAGGAATATATAGACAGAAACCTCCTCAACCTAAATATCAAATAACGTGGGACCCTTCTTTAGCTCTAGACTATTTAGCAAAAATATACCCTCTACCGGAGGTACCTATGCCAAAATTGACCTGTAAACTAGTAACTTTACTTGCTTTAGTAACGGGACATAGAATACAGACATTGtctaaaattagaattaaaaatattgctcaTTTTAGCAATAGGctagaaattaaaattccagatttaataaagacatCAAGTCGTAATAATTGTCAACCTTTGCTGGTTGTTCCATACATTTCTGAAAATCCTTCACTATGTTTAGCCTCAGTAATTGATGAATATATACAAAGAACCCAGACTCACAGGTCTAACGAAGACGATTGGTTAATTTTAACTTATGCTAAGCCTGTTCATCCAGCAACCACACAAAGAATTAGTAAATGGATTAAGAATACATTATCTGACAGCGGAGtggatataaattatttttccagtcACAGCACAAGACACGCCGCGACTTCGGCAGCCTATAGGGCTGGAGTTTCGATAGAAGTGATTAGGAAGGCCGCTGGATGGACCCAAAAAAGTAACACATTTAACACTTTTTATAATCGCCCTTTGAGTTCTGATTCTACACTATTTGCTAGAAGTATACTTAATAAAAGTATAAACGTGtag